TCAGGCCGAGGATGCACGCAAGGACGACCAGGGCGCGGCGAACACCGGCCATGGCTCGTTCGGCACGCGCTACTTGATTGGGACGGGCATAAGGGAACAAGGCCCGGTCGATCCAGTAACCCAGGACGCCACCCAGGGTTACCAGGCCTGCCTTATAAAGGACGACCGGGAGTTTGGTGGGGGCGACCAGGGCCAGGCAGATCAGGAGTGCGAGGGTGATCAAGGTCCAGTCGGTCATGCGAGGCGCACGCGGGCGCCGCTTCGGAAAGTGGGTCATTGGGATGCTCGCGGTGATTGGATGGTGGCGCGCAGGGCGGCCAGGTGCTGGGCAGCAATCACAGGATTGCCAGGCACATGAACCGGAGCGCGATAGTCGGCAGTGGCTGGAGTGGCAGGGCTTACAGCGGGGCGAAACTTCTCGCGCTGGCGAACATGCTGTTGCGCTCGATCTTCACCGAGGGAAACATGGTCTTGAACCATTGCCTGCCATTCAGCAGGAACTTTGGCCCACAGCACCTCACGGGCGGTATCGCTCCCGGCTGCGAGAATCAGTTGTGCATGCTGACGCGGCCATTTAGGCCGGGTGATTCTTGAGTAAGAAGGGGCTTGCTGCATGGTGCGAACCTGCCGTTTAAGGTAACGGGGTCAGGTTCGCGTAAAGAGGGGATTGATTGAGTATCAGCGGGGTTTAAGAAAAAGCCCTGCTCGGTGGCAGGGCTGGATATCGCTGTATCTGATTTTAAGTTGGTCCAAGAATGCCGTTGTCGCGGCTGGCCTGAATGGTCTTATATGCGCCGATATGAGTAAGCCCACTTTCCCCTTCACCCGGAACCCTTAGCGTTAGATACATTGCAAGGATGCTCGCGCAATTCCAATCGGTCTTTCCATCACCAAGGGCGCTATAAACCACATCCAACAATTCATAATGCGTAATTGGAACCTGCGCTGCGTCCAGCTTCTGACGAGTAAAGATAATCATATTGCCAATATTCTCTGCCTCTTGACCCTTGGCGAGATTGTTATGACATTGCCGAGCCGCGCGCTGAGTCATTTCAAGCAACTGTTCTTTTCTTTCATTCGTTGAAGCTACGCCGCGCTCCTGATCTCTCTCCGCAAAGATGTCCGCTATAGATGAGTTGGTATACGCCTGTGCAAATGCATTTGGAGCAAGCATTAGTAGGGTGACTAGCGCCACAACATTCCTTTTCATCAGTGCAAAGTCCTTTCGTCAAACCCAAATAGATCAGGCTCATTTTTGCGATGCAAAGCCCGTTGGCGGCGGATGATCTCATAAATGGTCTGGCTCGCAAGATCGTACTTGCGCACCAGGTCTGGAATTGGGGCGCTCTCATCCCTCCACTCACGGAATATGGCAGCGTCCCGCATAGCCCGCTTTAAGGCATCCCCCCTAGGCAAGTAGATCACCCCGCCGCCCATGGTCGAGCAAATGGCAAAGACAACATGACGGGCCAGTTCGGGGGCGGTAGATGCTGGTCCCATTTCGGTAGCCAGCTTGGCCTCGGCAATCTCCACCATTTCCCTCAATGACCCTTCCCAACGAGAAAGGACCGTGGGGTCTTGCATGCTGTCCAAAACCTTTTTCGCATCCAGGTTGTCGATGTCACCAGGAAACATTTCATCGGTCATCGCTCAGGCCTCCCATTGCGGCGTGCATCATAGGTCAGTGCAGCAACCATCTTATGGAGCTGGACAGGGTCAAGCCATTCCGCACGCTCGACCTTGAACATACGTTTCGCCATGGCGTCGACGTATTCCCAGGGGCGCTTCGCCTCGGCCAAAAAAGCCTCGACCTTAGCTATCAGCTTCGCCCGATCTGGAACCGGCGCTGGGGCCTTCCGACCTTTAGCTTTCACCTTCGATGGCTGCCAACCCAGCCGAGTGAACTCGGCAAGTACCTGGCCAACTTGCTTCGGTGTGAGGTCTTTGGCCGAGCGCACACCGGTCACCCGAACCAACAATGCCCGGTACGTGTCATCGTCCATGCCGAGGTCTTTCTTTGCTATGTGGATCTTGCTCAGATCCAGGTTTCGTCTATTCACTTTTTTCTCCCTTCAGTGCGAAGTCGGGTCCAGACCGCTTTCGGTGATACGGGTGATGCTGGTGTTATTGGCCAGCAGGTGTTTTTTCAGGGAGTTGAAGCTTTTCCAGGACCAGTCATAGGTGATGAACTTGACCGCCTCTCTCTTCGTTGCTTCGCGCTTTCCAAAAAGCTTCCGGTAGACCTCGATATCCTTCTTGGTATGAAGGGCACGAGTCACCTTGCGCATGAATCGGCGAGTTTCCTCGTGTTCGGGTTCGCCGGTTTTGTGGTCGCAGGCCAGCCAGATACCCTTCAAATATCCATTCACATAGACCGTCGTCTCCCAATTCTTTTTAGTAGGGTTAGTCATCTGCACTAGGTCGATTTCAAACCCATCACACTTGAGCTTCATGCTGCCCCACGGGCTCGTCATCTGCTCCTTCAATGCATCCCAATCGGCTTGTTCCATTACGTCCTCGGCTGCTCATCAGTACCGGGCAACCACACCCGGCAGACCGTCCCGGAAGGCCGGGGCGGTTTCGCTCAGTGGAGGGTTGCGTTACTAGGCTGGCGGCGATGTGCTGGGAGTTCTCCCAGGATCTGCTCACAAGAGGCCATCCCCCAAAGCATGTCGGAGATAAAGCAAGCGGCGGATCGGTGGGCTGTACCAGTTGGCACACCCGACATGTCGAGGGTGACTGTCGGTGCACCATTGTCGGCGCGGCTGTCTTCTAAGGTGAAAATGATCTTGGCCATAAGTAGTTCCTTGGTTCCTGGAAAAAGTTAAATGCCCAGGGCTCGAAAGCCTGGCTGGTTGCTGCGAGCGAGCCACTGAATGAAACGGGCCAACGCCGTCAGTCCCTCGCGCTGGTTGGCAGCCTCTGGCACGCCAGGTACATAGAGTGTTTTGTTGTCGATGCGGGACAGGCGGGCGTTCACCTCGACAATCTCGCGAACCTTCTTTTCCTCGCCGACAGCAATGCTGATGCCGCCTTCTGGCACCTCAGTGCCGAACTCGATGTGGCCCGAGGCAAAGCAATAGGCAGTGATCAACGCGGCCTTGCTGCCGCCTGCGACGTAGGAAAAACGGTGCACCGCGGGCTTGCTGTTAGATTCGAGGCTGATCGTCTCTGCCCCTGCAACCTTGGCGCCTGGATGCAGCTTATTGATCAATGCAGAGCCAGCCAGAAAGGCGCTGATGGTGGAGGATGCATTTGCTTTCGCACCCTGCGTCGAGGCGTGATAGGCACCGGTTCTGTAACGGATCTTGATATCGATCAGTTCCATATCACTCTTCCTCCTGGTCGTCGTCCGTGGGTTCGATCTGGAACGGGAGCGGGGAAAAAGCCTCTACGGCTACACGCAACGCAGCCTTGAAACCTTTCCGGGCTTCGCCCTGTATCTCAACGCGCTTACCGTTGGCCCCTTGAAGAACAATGTCCGTGTCGTCCGGCGCGTCGACCAAGCTCTGTAGTTGGTCGATCTGTTTGCTGTGCCAGTTCTTGATCCTGTTGAGAATCTCGATCAGATCGCGGTGGCCAACTGGTTTGCTGCCCAGTACCTCATCGAACAAAACAGCGGACTCCTTGAGTTCCACCAGGCGCGCTGCTGCATGCTCAAACGACAGGCCATACAGCCAACCGCTACCGTTGCCATCGGCGGTGTCGTAGTTGAAGGAATAGAGGCGCCAAGTAATGCCATTGACCACTGGTGCCACGTCGAGTGTGAGGCAGGGTTTCACGCTCATCTCATACCCCCGCGATATCAAGGCTGATGGGCTCGTATTGGTCCGTATCGCCGACACGCTGATACACGCGGATATAGGACTTAGAGCCGACAACCTGGCATGCGTCGCTGATGGCCTGCATTGCCCGCTGCCAGCGCTCATCGGTGATTTCCATCCGGCGCAACGCAAGGACGCGAGCGGTGCGGATGTCGCCTTTCTGGTCGGTGCGAAAGGCGTCATTCACGAGGGTGACGACCTCTGGCCGAGCCCCGGCCGTCCAGTCCCGTAGACACTCGTCGATCAGTGCACGGGCTGCCTGTAGGCGCTCGTCAAACGCGATGCTTTCCTGTACTGCGCGCAGGATCTTGTAACGGCCGTCAAAGCTAATCAGGCTGACATTGCCCTTTTTGCCGCCGATCTGAGCGCCGTACTGCTCGGCACTGAGTTCAACGAACGCTTCGATATCGCCAAACGCTGCCGCCTTGAATTTCGCCAGTACGGCGCTGGCGGCGCGGGCTTGTTCAACCAAGGCAAGTACCAGAGCGTCACGCTCCAGGTCGATGGGTTTGATCAGGGTTTCGGGAATCAGGCGCTTTTGCGCGTCGACCCGGTAGCCTTCGGGGATGGCCTGTTGTTGTGCGGTCATTGCAAGGTTCCTCAGTGAATAGTGTTGCGAGCCCAATCGTCAGGACGGGCGGCGCTGATGGGCTCGCGCCACTCCAGGGTCACGCCCTGGAACTGCACGACGTAACGGGTGCTACCGGCGCTGGGGTGCTTCTGAAAGCCGGTGACAGGTTGGGTGCCGACGATCTTGAAACCCGCAGCAGGTTCGATGGTCAGGCTGTTTTCCAGCGGCTCGATGCGCAGTAAGCGAACGCCCATCAGTTGCAACGTGCGGGCCGCGTGATTGAACACGCGCAGGCGTTCGGCCAGTGTCGGGGTCAACACTTTCAGAGCTGGACGGCTAGTGGAGGCGAGCATGGGCGTTCTCCTGGTTGCAGCAGTTGGGGTTGATTGGGCAGTGCTGGCAGGCGCGCCAGTGCTGCATGGCCTGCGGGTTGTGAGTCGGTGCCGGTTTTTCGCGGTAGCTTTGGCACTGCTCAGTTGTGACCGTCTCGTCCAGGGCCACGCATTCAATGCGGCCCAGGGTTTCCATTACCCGCCGCTCGACGCCGGCCGTGCTGGGCGATGCATAGCGGTTGGAAAGAATCAGGCTGACGGCCGTGCGACTCATGCCGATTCGCTGGCCGGCCTTGGTCTTGTTGCTGTTCGCGACCTCGGCAGCCAGCAAGCGCACGAACAAGGGCGGCTCCGGGCCCCAGGCGGCGAGTTGAACGCTGTTCATAGGTCGTCCTCCTCGGGTTCATGGCGGAACACCACCTCGCCCAGGTTCGGGTCGAAGACCTGGCCGATGCGCTGGATCATCGGCGGGCGTGGGCCGGTGTACTTGCCATGCCCCAGGCGATAGCGGGCCTTTTTCCCTGGCTTGCTCGGGCTAACCTCGACGACATAACCCGCACGCTTGAGCCATTTCAGGTATGAGCGCGCAGTCCAGCTGGCGGTCGGCACTACAACAGAGGCTTGTTCGGCCAGCTCGTCCGCGTCCATTTCGCCGAGAATGCGCAGGCTGCGCCACATGGCTTCGGTGCCTTTACCTGCGGTACTCGGTTTGCCGTCGCGGGTGATGGCCGGAGCCTCGGCGCCCACGTCCTTGACCAGGCGCAGGGTCTGTTCCTCAAATTTCCGGCCATCGACGACTTCCACATACCCGCCCTTGATCAGCGATTGCAGGTAGCTGCGCACGGTGGTGTCATCGGTGTTTGCGCGGCGGGAAATACCGTAGGCCTGAAAGCCTGCGGCATTGGCCCGCATGGCCTCCCAAATGCGCTGGCGGTTGCCCTTGGAGCCCTGCATTTCCAGATCGATTGGTTTACGTCCGCGTCCGCCAGCCATCACACGCCCCTCCGTACAGGAGCATCGCCAGTGAACCATTCGCGTGTGCCCCAGCTCGCCAGGTCGACGCGGTCCCAGCAGTGGGTTTGGGCCTCGTTGTAAACGCGGTAAAGGTTGACCGCCACGCGACGCAGGCAGCCACGCACCCTGGCGCGCAGGTCATCCAGCAGGTCATCGGCGAAGTGCAGCGCGGGATAGCTGGCCTGGGCCAGGTTGCGCAGGTCGTCCAGAGTGGCCGGTTGGGCAGGCACCCATTCAAGGACACGGTTATGCAGACGCTCCAGCTTGGCCAGGCTGCTGGGTACACGTTCTTCGCCGATCAGTACGATGGTGCCTTGGCTGGCGTTGTAGATATCGGTCAGGACGTTGGCCACCGCTTTTTCGAGCAGGTATTGCACGTCATCGATCAGCAGCGGGCGGCCGCTGCGGGACAGTTGTTCGGCGACCTGGTCGACCATGATCGACAGGGTTTGGCCTGGGTTAATACCCATTTCCCGCAGGATCGCCTGGAGGAAAGCCTTTTTGCTCCAGGTGTCGCGGCACTCCACGTAGTAAGCGCGATGCAGGTTCGCGGCGAAGGCCGCACCAACGCTTTTGCCCAGGCCGCTTGGGCCGTACATCACAACCAGGCCAGGCAAACCGTGCGGGCGATTGTGGGCACGGTCGATAGCAGCAGAGAGTAAGCCGACGTTGGTTAGGGGAACGATCTTGGTAACAGTCATATAAAAAACTCCTAAAGGTCTGGTTAAGCGCGGGCCTGTTCCGCATGTGCAAACATTCGTTGCATCGAGGTGTAGTCCGAATGTTTGGGCCAGCGGTCGTGCCACTGGGCTTCCTCGGGTGACAGCAGTTCGCCGCCCTTCACGCGGCTATCAAGCTGTTTCCAAAGTTGGTATTTGCCGATGGGGTCGGCGGGGATTTCAAAAGTCGGGGCTTTCGGTGCGGCAAGCTGGGCGAAGCGCTGGGCTTCGGCGAGTTGTTCGGCGTTGAGTTGGGCGGATGGCGCAGTGGTGGGGGCAATCATTTCCACGCGCTTGCCGGTCAGGGTTTCCAGCTTGTCCAGGGCGCGTTTCATCTGGCCGTTTTCGCGCTTCTCATAAGCCTTTTCCAGCATCGCTTTCGGCATGTAATCGCTGGCGTTGCCATCCAGCAGGGCTTCGCCCACAAATTCGCCTTCCAGCGTGCGGACCCATACGCGGGAGGCATCGCGCACGTCGTAAGCCAAACGGATTTCCTGGCCGTGAAAGTCGCGCAGTGCGTCGAGGAAATAGTTTTCGCCGGCCCACGTCACTTCGCCGCGACGTGTTGGGCGAATGACTTGCGGTCGCATCAAGTCGGTCAGCACCTCGGCCGGTGCAACCATGGGTTCCCAACCTTCGGCGCGGGCAGCGTCCCAGGCCTCGTTCGGGCTCATGTGCCGTAACTTGCCGGTCAGCGGGTCGCGGATTTTCGCAAGGCCCCGGTGCGGGCTGTTGTTGTAGGTTTCAATTTCATATTCGACCCCGGCCATGAACTCGGCAAAGGTCGGAATTAGGCGGGTGCTACCGGTCTCGCGCAGTTGCTTGCGGCTGATCCGGTGGACCTTGGTTCCGGCGTGCTTGTCCATGTCGGCGCCGATGTAGCTGGTCAGCTTTTTAGCGGCGTTGACCCATATAGTCTGGTGGGCGCGCTCAATGAGTCCCCGCGCCTGGCTGTTGTATGGCAAGGCGTGGGTCATTTCACCGCCGAGCCGGTCGACGACTTCGCGCACGGTGTCGTTGGCGAAGCCTGAACCGTTGTCGACGTAGAACATGGCGAACATGCCGTGCTGTACCGCGTCGCGCAGGGCATCCATAACGCCGATGGTGGACTCTGCTTCACCGATGGAAATGCCAACGGCCTTGCGGGTGGCGACATCGAGGACGGTCGTTGTTTCCGGGCGGTACGGTTTGCCGGTACGAGGGTTCAGCACTTCGGCATCGAACTTATGGCCGTCAGCGGTGAACACATCACAGGGAAACAGGTTCTTGGTGAGGCGACGCTTAAACGGCTGTAGGGCCTTGAGTTCCTGCGGAGTGCGGCGACCACGCTCGCGGGCCTCGGCGCTCAGCTTATTAAGGAAGCGACGAACCACATGGATGCTTGGGCGTTCGGCCGGATGCTTGAGCGCGAACTCGGCATAGGCCGCTTCGACGCTGGGCTTGGTCGGGCGCTGATAGCAGGCCAGGAACGATGCCGACCAGGACGGCAAGCTCAAGTCTTTTTGACGGCGGGCCGGAGCCAGACCGGCTTCGCCTTGCTTGCGGTAGTCCGACAACCAACGCTTGAGCGTGCGCTCGCTCAGGGTGCGGTCGCCGGTCTTGCGGTCGTTGGCGCGCTGTGCCCGCTCTTTCAGGTATGGGCTGAGCTGATCTGCCTTAGCCAAAGAGACCAGGGTATCGATGGCCCGTTGCTGGCTGATGGTCTTGCTCATGCGCTCGACTTCCCGCACAAACGCCAGGCGAGCGGTCATTACCGAGCGCTGATCTTCGGTCAGGTGTGACGCTGAAATAGTGTCACGCTCAGCTGTATTGAGTTCTGGCTCTGCGACTTGGGCAGGCTGGCTTTCATTGACCGACGCGGCGATCAATGCGGCTTGGGTTTCTTCTGGCAAGGCCGCGAAGCGGTATTCAATGGCCTTGCTACCAAGACGGCCTTGGCCTTCCCAGCGTTCGCGGGCAGCCATAGCCTTGATATTGCGAGCGGTGCCCGGTAGGCCAGGCAGTCCCGCCAGCTCTTGGGCTGTGAACCAATTACGCATGGTCTTCACCCAGGAGCTTTTTCAGCTCGCGAGCCTGGCGAGTAGCGTTTGCAGCCACTCGTTCAAGGCGCCCCAGCTCTGTATCCAACGCTTCACGGCCATAGGCAACCCGACCGCCGCGCAAATGGACTTGCCAGTTTGTCAGGACGTGGCTGGCACAAACCTCTTCCAGTAATGCAGCCCTATATAGAGGAAGGTTGTGATCTGCCCGAGCAGGACTGGCCCAAGCGTCTAACATGTTCTTGCTGACGTCATCACCTGATAGGCGAGACATACGGGCGGCAATTTCGTAACGATCCAGCTCGGAGCCTTTCAGTATTTCGCTGACCAGCTCGCTGACCTGGGAGGCATAGTTGCCCATTCCAGGGATAGAAAGCACCGGCTGCGGCACAGAGAAGATGTCTAGCGTTCTGTCATCTTTTGGGCGGCGCATGTTTAGGTACTCCTTACCGCTTTACAGTGTCCAACCGAATAGAGTCCGGTATCCTTGCTGCTGGACGTGTTTATTTCCGCGCGTCCTGGACGTTGCCTGTGGGGACTGCCATCTGCGGTCCAGCGCTCCGGCCAAATGTCGGCCGGAGAGAGGTCCAGGGCGTCAGCAAGGGAACGTTCAATGCGCGGATAGGGCGTTTTTTTGGCATTGCGGATTGCGCGGTCGGTCACCTGTAAACGCCGTGCAAGCTCGGCCATAGAGGTGCCGCGAACGCGGAGTTGGTATTTGATCCACTCCCATCGGCTATCTGGGTCAGTGGGCATGTCGATTTCGCTCATAGTTTCGAACCATCTTCACGGGTGGTTTTTTTGGGACGTCTAACGTCCTGTTGCGGATAAACATATCGCGGATATCCGCGCATATCAATCAGAAAAACGCGCATCCGATTCTTTTTTACGCGTTGCGCGCTCATAAAAATGAATAACCGAGAGAAATCAATGACTTACAGGGAATCGGATAAAACGGATGCTTCAGATACGCAGCATCCGATTCCATTGGGGGCAATCGGATGCTTCCGGGATAGGCTCAAGGATGCGATGGGAACCAGAGCAGCACGCGTTTTTGCGCGTGACTCAGGCCTTTCTGAGGGGGCGATACGCAGTTATCTGAGCGGAGAGACATATCCGACACTCGACCGCCTGGAGCAAATAGCCAAGGCAGCTGGTGTTTCCGCTATGTGGCTCGCGTTTGGGGAAGAGCAGCAGACTCAACACATCGTTGAGGACGACAAATATAGTTACGTGCCTTTGTACGACGCTCGATGCAGTGCAGGCCATGGCTCCTGGACCGAAGGGGCTCGGGTTTTGACACACCTGGCGTTTACTACCTACTCGCTGCGCAAACAAGGGCTGGAGCCGTCCAGGTTGTCCGCGATTAGAGTTGATGGTGATTCAATGGAAGGCTTGCTGAGTGACGGCGATACGGTCCTAATTGACCATGGCCGCAATACTCTGGAGGGGGAAGCAGTCTATGTTATTCGCCTGGACGACCACCTCTATGCAAAGCGCCTGCAACGCCAGATCGGCGGCGGCGTGGCGGTGATCAGCACCAATCCTGCCTATCAGACGATGACGGTCGCGAAAGAGAACCTGAACGATCTGGAGATAATCGGCCGTGTGGTTTGGGCTGGCGGCTGGGTGTAAGTGAGCCGACGTTAATGCCTGTGCCAAAGCTTTTGCAAAATTGGTACAGGTACAGCCCCAATGTCTAAATTTGCCTGTTTATTGTTTGGCGCCTCTTTGGCACTGGTCCCGGTATGGGGGTTGCCCTGAACCCCTTGCTGGGCCTAGCTTTCCAGCCTCATACCGCTTTGTCCCGCCTCATCCCACCAGTTCCCCACCAGTGCCATATCTAGAACCTCCCCACATCGGGCCATTCGTCGGCTTGTTCTTGGGTGAACTGAAAGTCCCTAAATGACCGTCTAGTCTGAAGCGCTGTGACGGTCGATATTTCCAGGCAATCAGGCGCTTGCCGATATCGTCCGGTTGTTGAGGGAGCAGGGAAATGAGCGATCCTTACATCGAGGACAACGGGGATGAGTTCCCAATCAACAACCTGGTGCGCTGCGGCCAGGCAGCGTTTGAAAATGAACCGCCGACCAGGGCGTCGGCCATCAAGACCAGGTCCAGTGCGTTACCGAGGGTAAGCCAGACGAAGTTTTTCCCGAAAGTGACGCCTGTCCCGAGGCGTTAGTTCCAGCCTGAAACCCCGCCTTGTCGCGGGGTTTTTTATGATCGGAAAATCTCGAAAATGAATTGTTTCAGAACTATCTAGAGGGGTTTGAGATAGCTCTCATATGCCTGATTTTTCCATGGCGATAAGGTCCGCAGCCTCACTTTTCCGGTGAGGCCGACATCTCGTCGGGATGTTGTTTTCGATCAGGTATAAGGAAATAAATCAGTGAAAAAGGTTTTCCAACTCATTGCTCTGTCGACCCTCGTCGCTGCCAGCGGTTGCACCAGCTACAACATCAGCCAGCCCGCTGCTCCGATCGATAGCCAGGTCAAGGCTGACCTCAAGGCAGACGTTGCAGTAGGCGAGGCTATTTCGGGGCAGTCCTCGGTGAACGTCCTGTTCGGCGTGTTCAAGTTCGGCGGCGATAGCCAGTTCGCCGACGGTGTGACCTACGGTGGCGATACCGGTGGTGGCCTGGGCATGCTCGATCCCGTGGGTGCGGTGAAATCGGCCGCCGCCTACAAGGCTGTCAAGGCATCTGGGGCCGACCTGATCGTTGCGCCGCGTTATGAAGTCAGTGAAGAAAACTACTTCGTCTTCAAGAAGGTCTCGGTGACGGTCAAAGGCAACAAAGGCAGCATCCGTAGCATCAAGTAAGTCCCTTGCTGGAACTCCTGAATCAGGCCATTTGCAGCTGAACCGTTGCCCTCGCATTTCGTTCGCGGGGGGCGGTTGCATGGAGCCTTGGCGCAAGAGCGTGCTTCGTCGGAGGAGAAGAGGTGTGAAACAGGGGCCTCGTCCCGCGTCTTTGGGTTTCACACTTTCTTCACAATCGGCTGAGTAGTCTCAAGCCATCCGTTAAAGCAAATCCTGTTAGCCCGTTCCCCAGCGGGCTTTTTTTTGCCCGGGTGAAAACTCTTTGCATAGAAACGGTCCAACACAGTGACCAAAGGCGTTTTGCCGCGCCGCTCAGCGTTGGTCTGGCATCCCCTATGGAATGACTCTTCAGCATCTTTTTCGAGGTTTACATCATGCGTTTGACACTGCCTGCTGTGGTTTTGGGGCTCATGGTCGCCCAAGGCGCGATGGCCGCTGGTGATGGCACTGCCGCGGTTGGCGGCGGTTTGGGTGGCGCGCTGGGCAATGTGGTGGGACAACAGATTGGCGGCAGCACCGGTGCTGCGGTCGGCGCCGGGCTGGGTGGCGCTGCCGGTAGCGCGGTCGGTGCCCGCAAAGGCAGCCGTACCGAGGCGGCCATTGGTGGTGGCCTGGGTTCGGCCGGCGGTTCGGTGATCGGTAATAAATTGGGCGGCAGCACAGGCTCGACCATCGGTGCCGGCCTGGGTGGTGCGGCCGGTGGTGCTCTGGGCAGCAGCATGGGTGACGATCACTCCGGCGGCGGCAAAAAGCACAAGAACAAACATAAGCACAAGCACGATTGATTCGGCGGTAGTGCAAAGAAAGCCCGGCCTTGTGCCGGGCTTTTTCATGGGGAACGAATATCGTTCCTGCCCCTCGAATTCAGTGATGGCCCATTGTGTAGACGAGGTTCGCCATGACGCCGCAAACCGAAAGTAACAAAGAGCAGGATGCCTCTGGCGTGCCCGTGGTCAATGACCCGGGCAACGAGGATCCGGGTTCGCTGATGGACGACGCACTGGTGCCGCTGACCGATGACGATGAGGCAGACAAGCCGGAGAGCGCCCCCTCCTGAGTCTGCGTCGAACACGCCGGCATGCCGGTGTGAGGTGCCTATGAAGCATGATCCGAAACCTGTCGACAGGGATGAGACGCCCGAATACCCCTTGCCTTCGCCCACGGATGCCTTGCGGCCGGAGCAGATTCTGCCGGATGCCAACGCCGAACAGGAGGTTTCCCGCTCCGGCCCCCAGCCTGGACGCCAGCCCGACCGGGGCAAGGGCGATGCGGCCCGGGACGGCGGCACATCGAAGCGCGCCAAACTGCTCAGCCTGGTAGTGCTCGCGCTGGTGTCCCTGTTGTGTTTCTCCAGCCTGGCGCAATCCGCCGATGGGCAGAAAGCGCCAGGCTTCCCCAGCCGCCCCCTGGAGAATGGCTCGGGCAATGGGCTGATGCTGCGCCCAGGCGCCCTGGGCGGTAATGGCGCGGGCGTAAGCGACAGTCGTTCCCGGGCCGACGATCCGCGAGGTTCCGCCAGC
This portion of the Pseudomonas sp. MRSN 12121 genome encodes:
- a CDS encoding putative holin yields the protein MTDWTLITLALLICLALVAPTKLPVVLYKAGLVTLGGVLGYWIDRALFPYARPNQVARAERAMAGVRRALVVLACILGLTLGL
- a CDS encoding helix-turn-helix domain-containing protein, producing the protein MSEIDMPTDPDSRWEWIKYQLRVRGTSMAELARRLQVTDRAIRNAKKTPYPRIERSLADALDLSPADIWPERWTADGSPHRQRPGRAEINTSSSKDTGLYSVGHCKAVRST
- a CDS encoding Mor transcription activator family protein, which translates into the protein MTDEMFPGDIDNLDAKKVLDSMQDPTVLSRWEGSLREMVEIAEAKLATEMGPASTAPELARHVVFAICSTMGGGVIYLPRGDALKRAMRDAAIFREWRDESAPIPDLVRKYDLASQTIYEIIRRQRALHRKNEPDLFGFDERTLH
- a CDS encoding DUF3164 family protein; protein product: MTAQQQAIPEGYRVDAQKRLIPETLIKPIDLERDALVLALVEQARAASAVLAKFKAAAFGDIEAFVELSAEQYGAQIGGKKGNVSLISFDGRYKILRAVQESIAFDERLQAARALIDECLRDWTAGARPEVVTLVNDAFRTDQKGDIRTARVLALRRMEITDERWQRAMQAISDACQVVGSKSYIRVYQRVGDTDQYEPISLDIAGV
- a CDS encoding AAA family ATPase, whose amino-acid sequence is MTVTKIVPLTNVGLLSAAIDRAHNRPHGLPGLVVMYGPSGLGKSVGAAFAANLHRAYYVECRDTWSKKAFLQAILREMGINPGQTLSIMVDQVAEQLSRSGRPLLIDDVQYLLEKAVANVLTDIYNASQGTIVLIGEERVPSSLAKLERLHNRVLEWVPAQPATLDDLRNLAQASYPALHFADDLLDDLRARVRGCLRRVAVNLYRVYNEAQTHCWDRVDLASWGTREWFTGDAPVRRGV
- a CDS encoding helix-turn-helix domain-containing protein gives rise to the protein MAGGRGRKPIDLEMQGSKGNRQRIWEAMRANAAGFQAYGISRRANTDDTTVRSYLQSLIKGGYVEVVDGRKFEEQTLRLVKDVGAEAPAITRDGKPSTAGKGTEAMWRSLRILGEMDADELAEQASVVVPTASWTARSYLKWLKRAGYVVEVSPSKPGKKARYRLGHGKYTGPRPPMIQRIGQVFDPNLGEVVFRHEPEEDDL
- a CDS encoding helix-turn-helix transcriptional regulator; amino-acid sequence: MTYRESDKTDASDTQHPIPLGAIGCFRDRLKDAMGTRAARVFARDSGLSEGAIRSYLSGETYPTLDRLEQIAKAAGVSAMWLAFGEEQQTQHIVEDDKYSYVPLYDARCSAGHGSWTEGARVLTHLAFTTYSLRKQGLEPSRLSAIRVDGDSMEGLLSDGDTVLIDHGRNTLEGEAVYVIRLDDHLYAKRLQRQIGGGVAVISTNPAYQTMTVAKENLNDLEIIGRVVWAGGWV
- a CDS encoding DNA-binding protein yields the protein MRNWFTAQELAGLPGLPGTARNIKAMAARERWEGQGRLGSKAIEYRFAALPEETQAALIAASVNESQPAQVAEPELNTAERDTISASHLTEDQRSVMTARLAFVREVERMSKTISQQRAIDTLVSLAKADQLSPYLKERAQRANDRKTGDRTLSERTLKRWLSDYRKQGEAGLAPARRQKDLSLPSWSASFLACYQRPTKPSVEAAYAEFALKHPAERPSIHVVRRFLNKLSAEARERGRRTPQELKALQPFKRRLTKNLFPCDVFTADGHKFDAEVLNPRTGKPYRPETTTVLDVATRKAVGISIGEAESTIGVMDALRDAVQHGMFAMFYVDNGSGFANDTVREVVDRLGGEMTHALPYNSQARGLIERAHQTIWVNAAKKLTSYIGADMDKHAGTKVHRISRKQLRETGSTRLIPTFAEFMAGVEYEIETYNNSPHRGLAKIRDPLTGKLRHMSPNEAWDAARAEGWEPMVAPAEVLTDLMRPQVIRPTRRGEVTWAGENYFLDALRDFHGQEIRLAYDVRDASRVWVRTLEGEFVGEALLDGNASDYMPKAMLEKAYEKRENGQMKRALDKLETLTGKRVEMIAPTTAPSAQLNAEQLAEAQRFAQLAAPKAPTFEIPADPIGKYQLWKQLDSRVKGGELLSPEEAQWHDRWPKHSDYTSMQRMFAHAEQARA
- a CDS encoding gp16 family protein, giving the protein MNRRNLDLSKIHIAKKDLGMDDDTYRALLVRVTGVRSAKDLTPKQVGQVLAEFTRLGWQPSKVKAKGRKAPAPVPDRAKLIAKVEAFLAEAKRPWEYVDAMAKRMFKVERAEWLDPVQLHKMVAALTYDARRNGRPER